The following DNA comes from Hippoglossus hippoglossus isolate fHipHip1 chromosome 12, fHipHip1.pri, whole genome shotgun sequence.
GTGGAATTTAGCGGTGTTAGCTTAGCTAGCTGCTAATTAGCTGCTGTCCGccaacacaaagcagcagcagcaacagcatctGTCACTGCTAGCCGGTTAGCCGGTTAGCTTTGAGCTAGCTGTTAGCCCCATCTGTCACTGTTAGCCGGTTAGCTTTGAGCTAGCCGTTAGCCCCATCTGTCACTGTTAGCCGGTTAGCTTTGAGCTAGCTATTAGCCCCAGTGATGCTGGTGTTGTTTGAGAAGATGAGCGATGAAGAATAATGAATTGAATGAAAACGGCGCTAACCccagttagcatgctaacgttCACCTGGAGCTGTGAGCAGGTGCAGACTTCAACCAGCAGCTAATCCATGTTTCATACTGAGGAAACAAAACGTTTCTTCCTTCAGGAGATGGAGGAGTTGGTGTGGATTCAGATGTCACGTGACTCTGTCCTACATTTCATAGTGTTGCGTGAGAAACAGAATCTGATTTAACTTCATCTGTGGATTCACAAGAAAACACTGAGTCTTCTCCACCAGGTTAAACAAGGAGTCAACCAGCTGCATCTTAAACCTCTAGACCAGAAATAAatccatctgtctatctatctatatatcgatataaatatctatatatctatccatctgtctatctatatatctatctatccatctatctagctatccatctgtctatatgtctatctctctatcaatctatctatctgtctatctatctagctatctatctatccatctatccatctatccatctgtctatctctctatcaatctatataaatatctatctatctgtctattcTTGATGTAGCAGAGGCACATCAGTGAATATGAGATAAGATAATGTGCTTTGTCATAACCTCATGGAAGAGCTGTAGTTATTGGCAATAGCattgatttcatattttaaatacaatcagcagcttctctacttTAGTAGATCGTTAACACATTCACTCAGGAATTAAAATTAATCTTTCTTGGGAAAATGTGTCCAGAAATAAATCATCTATGCAACAATACAGAGTCAAGTCCATGGTTTATATCCCTGTCTTCAATTTATCTTAATTCAGACAATTCATTAGAATGATTCCAACGTGGAGGTGATAtatttcctctcatctcatctcagtCCCTTCATAGGATGTAAAAATGCCTCCTTTCATTCATGGTGTAATTTACTGCCCTCCTGTGGCTGCAGGTGTCTAATATCCCTggaagctgtgtctcaatttatGTACTTCAATACCCACTTGGTATTTTGAGTGCATAACAAATCTGGATTTCCCTCGAACTGTCAAGGTGAGAGTAAAACAGGGTGATTGATTCTCACCCTCGACTATCGCCATCTTGGCCTCATAGCAGAAGTGAAGGGAACTCCAACACAACTTCTTTTCAAATGTGTGAATGGCGGCAGAGGAAAGAGGGTGACACCCTCATTAatccctctccttccttccttctccagTCTACCTGAATCTTTTTGACCGTCAGTGGCGATTGGCCCCCACAGCCGTCTGTCAACATGCAAGGATTCTACTCCAAGCTCgactcctccccctcctcgtcCCCGCTGTTGGGTCTGGGCCTCAGGGGCGAAGGGGCCCCTGTACCCCTCAGCCTGGCTGTGGAGACAGAGAAAGCTCAGGCCCTCCTACAGACTTTCAGCTCCGCCTCCCTGCTGGCATCTGCGGGACTCGGGATGTTCTGCGTGGTGGCCGACCACGCCCTCCAAATGTCGGTCATCCAGAACCACCTGTGGCTGCGCGCCGCCCTGGACAACGCCACACACGGATTAGTAGGGCTGTGGTCGTGGGCGGTTGTTATTGGACTGAGGAAAAAGAGCGATCTGTACGAGGTGCTCCTGGCTGGTCTGCTGGCGTCGATCATAGACCTGGACCACTTCTACATGGCTGGATCCCTGTCACTCAAGGTAAGAGCGGCACCTTGTAATCATGGTTCTCCTGTatattcaatgtgttttttacatgtgaaaCCGTTTACCGAATAAGTGCCAGAAGAAATGTCATGAAAATCAAGTCTTGATCGTTATTTCAGAAGTTTCTTACATTTCTGCAGATCTCTTGCAATAAATGGTTTGAAGTATTGATATTTGTATATTAAGGATTGATTTCCTCAGACCAAAGAACAAGTTTCAAAGTATTTAGGGCTGATTCCTTCTCCCTGTTTCCTTCCAGGCTGCCGTGTCTCTCCCTCAGCGCCCTCCTCTCCACTGCTCCTCCCTCATCCCCgtgctctgtctctccctccg
Coding sequences within:
- the tmem267 gene encoding transmembrane protein 267, which codes for MQGFYSKLDSSPSSSPLLGLGLRGEGAPVPLSLAVETEKAQALLQTFSSASLLASAGLGMFCVVADHALQMSVIQNHLWLRAALDNATHGLVGLWSWAVVIGLRKKSDLYEVLLAGLLASIIDLDHFYMAGSLSLKAAVSLPQRPPLHCSSLIPVLCLSLRFLMWIGRLKDAWCSLPWMIFISMATHHVRDAVRHGLWMCPFGHTAPIPYWLYISTTATLPHLCSVLMYLTGTRDVISTKHGVAIDV